Proteins from one Listeria weihenstephanensis genomic window:
- a CDS encoding immunoglobulin-like domain-containing protein, which yields MKKKQTLLFLIVLVGIIMVGFGRPIYADELKTKQINSLEKTPWFQNAGLTKGITQDKQDLGIILPANMELEVRQTNPIFTDSLVLELLNDDRQTEKEKPVTSAWQTISSNYVTVPFIRTPRGEVRPVLEYRVKGDSKPLPIYTDGSKESEFFGKWDSTNAEFGLITSKYFQMLVPKLDKVYVRNMPDFSSIDQLCAYYSDIFETYNKLAGISFSPVNPTDKNIPNRYFIKANAHGEGYAYYGVLETGQNESSISAYLTKGWVVLHEIAHGYQGAFMERSSFDVNEVWNNIYAESYERKYYGADYLTKGTQTKNGEKEVREASFNKVWQLEHQALNKWSGSDKERLFSLFMRKGGDEGLTNFNQQYRKLANMPNFVRENYDLLDLMSKYFGETSGFDFTPVLESVRGTTEEKLQQDIEYKDYKAVAPLKELVSASELENAQKKLNLESYLSLVDTDQMAELKLTGNATIKLSIDDFSQISGGNLVIKNGAKIVKTVKITSETINLGSLPKGIYTVYVPTGNSQKYSIDQRYLKVQNDENTLTMKYTPKKMSHLINPVNISMLGLAEWKIGYLDVDIEKEQMVVNINKAYPNFLFGNSQYMKVQVIDEKGKETYNKEIKGDNEALFSDKVVIKEGYKISIFYAEPNFLRFNNAGFMDKNIIFTVTASGLQDGSLGANGLDWVKVKIDDAAKQIRNNPTMFASDYSTLKDDVLLAIKGLPESARSELMETYKDVLPKDLSQPSPASIEGPSVLNVEQTNTGTLTTQVLPVAADQGVNFESSNKGVMTIDASGNWHAVGKGEAVITITSKVDNHITKKITVKVTEKMDYSLAVNAYKLDSGTLTGKFGKHISKVRLWINGKVVTQATTNAAGEYVFDNASSFIHSATDVAEVVGVDSAYVERARIKVPVTGQSESNTNLTQNPYNIGDMALTGQFGKAIFKVRLFVNGIVVTQATTSEDGTYTFANASNFIKSSTDKIEIVGVDTQYKEVKRIVATVTGKAPDTSLQAKEFTFGDKTITGTFGTAISKVRLAVNGTIVQQATTVDGGFTFTSTNYLIKNPTDKVEIIGVDAQYKEIKRIVLN from the coding sequence ATGAAGAAGAAACAAACGTTATTATTTTTAATCGTATTAGTAGGTATTATTATGGTAGGATTTGGTCGCCCAATTTATGCCGATGAATTGAAAACGAAACAAATAAATTCATTAGAAAAAACACCGTGGTTCCAAAATGCAGGCCTTACAAAGGGGATTACACAAGATAAACAAGATTTAGGAATCATTTTACCAGCCAACATGGAGTTAGAAGTTCGTCAAACTAATCCCATTTTTACAGATAGCTTGGTATTAGAATTATTGAATGATGATCGCCAAACGGAGAAGGAGAAACCCGTAACTTCAGCTTGGCAAACAATCAGTAGCAATTATGTTACTGTTCCATTCATCAGAACACCACGAGGCGAAGTTAGACCAGTGCTAGAGTACCGGGTAAAGGGTGATTCTAAACCGTTACCAATTTATACGGATGGTAGTAAAGAATCAGAATTTTTTGGTAAATGGGATAGTACTAATGCTGAATTTGGCTTGATTACATCGAAATATTTTCAGATGTTGGTTCCGAAACTAGATAAAGTATATGTGAGAAATATGCCAGATTTCTCTTCTATAGATCAGTTGTGTGCATATTATAGTGATATATTTGAGACTTATAATAAATTAGCAGGGATTTCTTTTTCTCCTGTAAATCCAACAGATAAGAACATTCCTAATAGATATTTTATAAAGGCAAACGCTCATGGGGAAGGTTACGCCTATTACGGTGTTTTGGAGACAGGTCAAAACGAGTCTTCTATATCTGCTTATCTAACAAAAGGATGGGTGGTATTGCACGAAATTGCGCATGGATATCAAGGTGCCTTTATGGAGCGTTCTTCATTTGATGTTAACGAAGTGTGGAATAATATTTATGCAGAATCGTATGAACGAAAATATTATGGAGCTGACTATTTAACAAAAGGAACACAAACGAAAAATGGAGAAAAAGAAGTAAGAGAAGCTTCTTTTAATAAAGTTTGGCAATTAGAACACCAAGCATTAAATAAGTGGTCAGGTAGTGACAAAGAACGACTCTTCTCTCTATTCATGAGAAAGGGTGGGGACGAAGGTTTGACTAATTTCAATCAGCAATATCGAAAATTAGCTAATATGCCTAATTTTGTACGAGAGAATTATGATTTGCTGGATTTAATGTCTAAATACTTTGGAGAAACAAGTGGATTTGACTTTACACCGGTGTTGGAATCTGTACGAGGAACAACGGAAGAGAAATTACAACAAGATATAGAGTATAAGGATTATAAAGCAGTTGCCCCATTAAAAGAATTAGTTAGTGCTTCTGAATTGGAGAATGCACAAAAGAAATTGAATTTGGAATCATATTTGTCTTTAGTAGACACGGATCAAATGGCAGAATTGAAATTGACAGGAAACGCTACAATTAAACTAAGTATTGATGATTTTTCACAAATTAGTGGGGGCAATCTAGTTATCAAGAATGGTGCTAAAATCGTAAAAACAGTGAAAATTACATCAGAAACAATCAATCTAGGATCACTGCCTAAAGGTATTTATACGGTATATGTACCAACTGGAAACTCGCAAAAGTACAGTATAGATCAACGGTATTTAAAAGTTCAAAATGATGAAAATACATTAACGATGAAATATACACCTAAAAAAATGAGTCATTTGATAAACCCAGTGAACATCTCCATGCTAGGATTAGCGGAGTGGAAAATCGGTTATTTGGATGTAGATATTGAGAAGGAGCAGATGGTAGTTAACATCAACAAAGCATATCCCAATTTCTTATTCGGTAATAGTCAATATATGAAAGTGCAAGTTATCGATGAAAAAGGAAAAGAGACCTATAATAAAGAGATAAAAGGCGACAATGAGGCTTTATTTTCGGATAAGGTAGTAATAAAAGAAGGCTATAAAATAAGTATTTTCTATGCAGAGCCAAACTTCTTAAGATTTAATAATGCTGGATTTATGGATAAGAATATAATTTTTACAGTCACTGCTTCAGGACTTCAGGATGGATCGCTTGGAGCAAACGGTTTGGATTGGGTGAAGGTGAAAATTGATGATGCTGCGAAACAAATTAGAAATAACCCAACGATGTTCGCGAGTGACTATAGCACGCTAAAAGACGATGTACTACTGGCAATTAAGGGTTTGCCTGAATCAGCGCGTTCAGAGCTAATGGAAACTTACAAAGATGTACTACCCAAAGATTTATCACAGCCAAGCCCAGCATCTATTGAGGGGCCTTCTGTGTTAAATGTGGAGCAGACGAACACGGGGACTTTGACGACGCAAGTATTACCAGTAGCCGCGGATCAAGGCGTGAATTTTGAGTCAAGTAATAAAGGTGTCATGACGATTGACGCGTCTGGAAATTGGCATGCTGTTGGAAAAGGTGAAGCTGTTATTACGATAACGTCGAAAGTAGATAATCATATCACGAAGAAAATCACTGTAAAAGTAACAGAGAAAATGGATTACAGCTTGGCAGTGAATGCTTATAAACTTGATAGCGGCACGTTAACAGGCAAGTTCGGCAAGCATATTTCAAAAGTACGGTTATGGATAAATGGGAAAGTTGTGACACAGGCAACGACGAACGCAGCTGGCGAATATGTATTTGATAACGCGAGCAGCTTTATTCATTCTGCAACAGATGTGGCAGAAGTTGTTGGCGTTGACTCGGCTTATGTAGAACGAGCAAGAATAAAAGTACCTGTGACAGGACAGTCGGAATCCAATACGAATTTGACGCAAAATCCATATAATATTGGAGATATGGCGTTAACAGGCCAGTTTGGTAAAGCTATTTTTAAAGTGCGTTTATTTGTCAACGGTATTGTTGTAACGCAAGCAACGACGTCTGAAGATGGAACATATACCTTTGCGAATGCCTCGAATTTCATTAAATCATCTACAGATAAAATTGAAATCGTTGGTGTGGACACGCAGTATAAAGAAGTGAAACGAATCGTAGCAACCGTAACTGGCAAAGCTCCAGACACATCTTTACAAGCGAAAGAGTTTACATTTGGAGATAAAACAATTACGGGAACTTTTGGAACGGCGATTTCCAAAGTCCGCCTAGCCGTAAATGGTACCATTGTTCAACAAGCAACGACCGTGGATGGAGGATTTACCTTCACAAGTACCAACTATCTCATCAAAAATCCAACTGATAAAGTAGAGATTATCGGTGTAGATGCACAGTATAAAGAAATAAAACGAATTGTCCTCAACTAA
- a CDS encoding N-acetylmannosamine-6-phosphate 2-epimerase, giving the protein MKDEEKVLKMARGLIVSCQALEDEPLHSPYIMAKMALAAKVGGAVGIRANTAVDIEAIKAEVDLPVIGIYKKNYGECPVFITPTMQEVDAIVATGAEIVAMDGTNRLRPDGTWIADLFPEIRRKYPEQLFMADVATLEEAVTAEKLGFDFVAPTLFGYTEETSGKKIADDDFALLRQIVREVRMARVIAEGNVLTPEIAKHIQDIGVFAIVVGGAITRPQLITERFVDILQ; this is encoded by the coding sequence ATGAAAGATGAAGAAAAGGTTTTAAAAATGGCTCGAGGGTTGATTGTTTCGTGCCAAGCATTGGAGGATGAGCCATTACACAGCCCATACATTATGGCCAAAATGGCGCTTGCTGCTAAGGTTGGTGGAGCGGTTGGAATTCGAGCGAATACAGCTGTGGATATTGAGGCGATTAAAGCAGAAGTGGATTTGCCAGTTATCGGGATTTATAAGAAAAATTATGGTGAGTGTCCAGTATTCATTACGCCGACGATGCAAGAGGTAGATGCGATTGTGGCAACGGGAGCGGAGATTGTTGCGATGGACGGGACGAATCGGCTTCGCCCAGATGGCACGTGGATCGCGGATTTATTCCCTGAAATTAGGCGTAAATATCCAGAGCAGTTGTTTATGGCGGATGTTGCGACGCTGGAAGAGGCGGTTACAGCGGAAAAATTAGGATTCGATTTTGTGGCACCGACTTTATTTGGCTACACGGAAGAGACAAGTGGGAAGAAAATAGCAGATGATGATTTTGCTCTCTTACGCCAAATTGTGCGTGAGGTTCGGATGGCACGAGTGATAGCAGAGGGGAATGTTTTAACGCCAGAAATCGCGAAACATATTCAGGATATTGGTGTTTTTGCGATCGTAGTTGGTGGTGCGATTACACGGCCTCAGTTGATTACGGAGCGGTTTGTGGATATATTGCAATGA
- a CDS encoding alpha-mannosidase: MFWTKEKVQNRNVEVSGYRYVKSEVIAEFGILEDQEGAIGSYPDGLDFTETIGIGEDWRGRDRYVWLKASVVLPAKREGCRILGFFDFGKTGDGNNAGFESLLFVNGEPYQGVDQNHKEVFFDDALAGTRVELIFRLWSGLEGGGQVRTQEHRLNEAFIGYLDVAVDDLYYTAFAALQTLDYLGENSTERYGLMQALDHSFRVIDWANPGSTEHRASLYEAGRVLNAKIDAMPKNFDVTVTCVGHTHIDVAWLWRLKHTREKSARSFSTVMRLMEQYPNYEFLQSQPQLYAYIKTDYPDIYAKIKSRVADGRWEADGGMWLEADCNIPSGESLVRQILQGTRFFKEEFGKESKFLWLPDVFGYSWALPQILKKSGIETFMTTKISWNQFNRMPHDTFWWRGIDGSEILTHFITSPDVHDLYYTYNGNITARTVKGVWDGYRDKNLNNEMLVSYGFGDGGGGPTREMLEMIERFDKMPGMPKVEMGLAGPYFERLHERVENSEEYVHTWNGELYFEYHRGTYTSQAYNKKMNRKLELLLRDAEWFQVLQAAQTGDFAAYPSDLLQESWRIVLRNQFHDIIPGSSIHEVYEDCVEEYEEAENLALMAYDEMSAMDEEAPNAMTLLNSSIWERPRLAEIAIQENEAVIWKDADGKRLDAQRNLAGSWLVAVDSLPSMGAATLTYEVTEEFVQDKSLAQVDDGALETNRYRVTWNEAGQFTSIFDKIQVREVLAKGERGNVLQVFEDKPLNFDAWDIDIYYQEKMREVTQLESVGVTQNGTLQTTLQMKWIYGTSTISQAIHFYRDSARIDFETEMDWHEKQQLLKVAFPVDVMATEATYDIQYGNVKRPTHWNTSWDYARFETVGHQWADLSEAGYGVSILNNCKYGHDIKDHVIRLTLLKSATYPDVTQDQGEHAFTYALLPHAGDFVHGDVVQEAWALNNPLRVALGSHDNRSLLKTDCEQIQVDAVKKAEDEDAIVVRLHEFTGGRCHVKMVSDFQVASWQECDLMERPIGEKMTDSWEFPILPYELKTFKLKLK; this comes from the coding sequence ATGTTTTGGACGAAGGAAAAGGTGCAGAATCGGAATGTGGAGGTTAGTGGATATCGGTATGTGAAATCGGAGGTTATCGCGGAATTTGGTATCTTAGAGGATCAGGAAGGTGCGATTGGGAGTTACCCGGATGGGCTTGATTTCACGGAGACGATTGGGATTGGTGAGGATTGGCGTGGACGGGATCGCTATGTTTGGTTGAAGGCAAGTGTGGTGTTGCCTGCGAAACGAGAGGGTTGCCGGATTCTGGGGTTCTTTGATTTCGGGAAGACGGGGGACGGGAATAATGCTGGTTTTGAATCGCTGTTGTTTGTGAATGGCGAGCCGTATCAGGGCGTGGATCAGAATCATAAGGAAGTGTTTTTTGATGATGCGCTTGCTGGGACGCGGGTGGAGCTGATTTTTAGGCTTTGGTCGGGGCTTGAGGGCGGCGGTCAGGTGAGGACGCAGGAGCATCGGTTGAACGAGGCGTTTATTGGGTATTTGGATGTCGCAGTGGACGATCTGTATTATACGGCTTTTGCGGCTTTGCAAACGCTCGATTATTTAGGGGAGAATAGCACGGAGCGTTACGGGTTGATGCAGGCGCTGGACCATAGTTTTCGCGTGATTGATTGGGCGAATCCTGGGAGTACGGAGCATAGGGCGTCGCTTTATGAGGCTGGACGGGTGCTTAATGCCAAGATTGACGCGATGCCGAAAAATTTTGATGTGACGGTGACGTGTGTCGGGCATACGCATATTGATGTGGCGTGGTTATGGCGTTTGAAGCATACGCGTGAGAAATCGGCGCGGTCGTTTTCGACGGTGATGCGTTTGATGGAGCAGTATCCGAATTATGAATTTTTGCAGTCGCAGCCTCAGTTGTATGCGTATATTAAGACGGATTATCCGGATATTTATGCGAAGATTAAGAGTCGGGTTGCAGATGGGCGTTGGGAAGCGGATGGCGGGATGTGGCTGGAAGCGGATTGTAATATTCCGTCTGGTGAGTCGTTGGTGCGCCAAATTTTGCAGGGGACGCGATTTTTTAAGGAGGAGTTTGGCAAGGAGAGTAAATTCTTATGGTTACCGGATGTGTTTGGGTATAGTTGGGCGTTGCCGCAGATTTTGAAGAAGTCAGGGATTGAGACGTTTATGACGACGAAGATTAGTTGGAATCAGTTTAATCGGATGCCGCATGATACGTTTTGGTGGCGCGGGATTGATGGTTCGGAGATTTTGACGCATTTTATTACGTCGCCGGATGTTCATGATCTTTATTATACGTATAATGGGAATATCACGGCGCGGACGGTGAAAGGTGTTTGGGACGGTTATCGGGATAAGAATTTGAACAATGAGATGCTGGTTTCGTATGGTTTTGGTGATGGTGGCGGTGGTCCGACGCGCGAGATGCTGGAAATGATTGAGCGGTTTGACAAGATGCCAGGCATGCCAAAAGTGGAGATGGGACTTGCAGGACCTTATTTTGAGCGCTTGCATGAGCGGGTGGAGAATTCGGAGGAATATGTACATACGTGGAATGGCGAGCTTTATTTTGAGTATCATCGCGGGACATATACTTCGCAGGCGTATAACAAGAAAATGAATCGAAAATTGGAGTTGCTGCTTCGGGATGCGGAATGGTTCCAAGTTTTGCAGGCGGCGCAGACGGGTGATTTTGCGGCGTATCCGAGTGATTTGTTGCAGGAAAGTTGGCGTATTGTATTGCGGAATCAGTTCCATGATATTATTCCGGGTTCTTCGATTCACGAGGTTTACGAGGATTGTGTCGAGGAGTATGAGGAGGCGGAGAATTTGGCGCTGATGGCTTATGATGAGATGAGCGCGATGGATGAGGAAGCGCCGAATGCGATGACGCTACTTAATAGTTCTATTTGGGAGCGGCCGCGCTTGGCGGAGATTGCGATTCAGGAGAATGAAGCAGTCATATGGAAGGATGCAGACGGGAAACGACTGGATGCCCAACGGAATTTAGCAGGAAGTTGGCTTGTAGCGGTGGATTCCTTGCCTTCAATGGGGGCTGCGACGCTTACGTATGAAGTTACCGAGGAATTTGTTCAGGATAAATCGCTAGCTCAGGTTGATGACGGGGCGCTTGAGACGAATCGTTATCGTGTGACTTGGAACGAGGCTGGTCAGTTTACTTCGATTTTTGATAAGATACAGGTACGTGAAGTGCTAGCAAAAGGTGAGCGTGGGAACGTATTGCAAGTTTTTGAGGATAAGCCGCTGAACTTTGATGCCTGGGATATTGATATTTATTATCAGGAAAAAATGCGTGAAGTGACGCAACTGGAAAGTGTGGGGGTAACTCAAAATGGGACGCTACAAACAACCTTACAAATGAAATGGATTTACGGTACTTCGACGATTTCGCAAGCGATTCATTTCTATCGTGATAGTGCGCGGATTGATTTTGAAACAGAGATGGATTGGCATGAAAAGCAGCAACTGCTGAAAGTCGCGTTTCCTGTAGATGTGATGGCGACGGAAGCGACGTATGATATTCAGTACGGAAATGTGAAGCGGCCGACCCATTGGAATACAAGTTGGGACTATGCGCGTTTTGAGACAGTTGGGCATCAATGGGCGGATTTGAGTGAGGCAGGGTATGGTGTTAGTATTTTGAATAATTGTAAGTATGGGCACGATATTAAGGATCATGTGATTCGCTTGACGTTGCTAAAATCGGCGACATATCCAGATGTGACGCAGGATCAAGGTGAGCACGCGTTTACGTATGCATTACTGCCGCATGCGGGCGATTTTGTGCACGGAGATGTTGTCCAAGAAGCCTGGGCGTTGAATAATCCGCTTCGTGTGGCACTTGGCTCTCATGATAACCGCTCCTTGTTGAAAACGGACTGTGAGCAAATTCAGGTTGACGCCGTGAAGAAAGCGGAGGACGAAGATGCAATCGTTGTGAGGTTACATGAATTTACAGGAGGCCGATGTCATGTGAAGATGGTGAGCGATTTCCAAGTAGCGTCATGGCAGGAATGTGATCTGATGGAGCGCCCAATCGGGGAGAAGATGACAGACTCATGGGAATTCCCGATCCTTCCATATGAATTGAAGACGTTTAAGCTGAAATTAAAATAA
- a CDS encoding LCP family glycopolymer transferase, with translation MDTIRFQPFEKKPSRLMHRLQISFVILLGIAFTLGGFAIHYYNGIQQTLNSIHVPLSKDKTSTSTLTDGHAFSILMIGTDARAGEKTGRSDSMILATINKEKNSVKMLSIPRDTKVTYDDGDIGKINGSYSKGGAEGTVNAVEKLMNVPIDYYVTINMKGFSDLVSAVGGVRVTNDINLTEVNKRFVKGKIDLNGKEALQYVRIRHEDPRGDFGRQDRQRDVIMGISNELAGTTSITHFNKLLKAVGDNFTTNLAMDDIIEIATNYSSVRNNVDTLKMEGEGVSIYSEAYGFNLYYYEPEAKSKTAATKAFREHLGLSQ, from the coding sequence ATGGATACAATTCGCTTTCAACCTTTTGAGAAAAAGCCATCCAGACTCATGCATCGACTTCAAATTTCCTTCGTTATCCTACTCGGAATCGCCTTCACATTAGGCGGCTTCGCCATTCATTATTATAACGGTATCCAACAAACATTGAACAGTATTCATGTACCACTATCTAAAGACAAGACCTCCACTAGTACGCTAACAGACGGCCACGCTTTTTCTATCCTGATGATTGGGACAGATGCTCGAGCTGGCGAGAAAACCGGACGTTCTGACTCCATGATTCTTGCAACGATTAACAAAGAAAAGAACTCCGTCAAAATGCTCAGTATCCCTCGTGATACAAAAGTGACTTATGATGACGGCGATATTGGTAAAATAAATGGTAGCTATTCAAAAGGCGGCGCAGAAGGCACTGTAAACGCCGTAGAAAAGCTCATGAACGTTCCAATCGATTATTACGTCACCATCAATATGAAAGGCTTCAGCGATCTCGTATCAGCTGTGGGCGGTGTCCGTGTCACGAATGATATCAATCTAACCGAAGTCAACAAACGCTTTGTGAAAGGTAAAATCGACTTGAACGGAAAAGAAGCACTCCAATACGTGCGCATTCGTCATGAAGATCCCCGCGGAGATTTCGGCCGCCAAGACCGTCAACGCGATGTCATCATGGGAATAAGCAACGAACTCGCTGGTACCACTTCTATTACGCATTTCAACAAGCTTCTAAAAGCAGTCGGCGATAATTTCACAACAAACCTTGCAATGGACGACATCATCGAAATTGCCACAAACTACTCGAGTGTCCGAAACAATGTCGATACACTCAAAATGGAAGGTGAAGGCGTCTCAATCTACAGCGAAGCATATGGCTTCAACCTGTATTACTACGAACCCGAAGCCAAATCCAAAACAGCCGCAACAAAAGCTTTCCGAGAACATTTAGGATTGAGTCAATGA